From Streptomyces sp. NBC_01754, a single genomic window includes:
- a CDS encoding glycine C-acetyltransferase — protein MFDSVRDDLRATLDEIRDAGLQKPERVIGTPQSANIAVTSMGSPPLERSREPGEGRAGEVLNFCANNYLGLADHPEVVAAAHEALDRWGYGLASVRFICGTQEVHKELEQRLSGFLGQEDTILYSSCFDANGGVFETLLGPEDAVLSDALNHASIIDGIRLSKAKRYRYANRDMTELEQRLKEASGARRRLVVTDGVFSMDGYVAPLAEICDLADRYDAMVMVDDSHAVGFVGPGGRGTPELHGVMDRVDIITGTLGKALGGASGGYVAARAEIVALLRQRSRPYLFSNSLAPVIAAASLKVIDLLESAGDLRARLDANTALFRSRMTTEGFDVLPGDHAIAPVMIGDAAKAARMAELLLDRGVYVIGFSYPVVPQGAARIRVQLSAAHSTEDVDRAVDAFVDARAALEA, from the coding sequence ATGTTCGACTCCGTACGCGACGACCTGCGCGCCACCCTCGACGAGATCCGGGACGCCGGCCTCCAGAAGCCGGAGCGGGTCATCGGCACCCCGCAGTCCGCGAACATCGCCGTCACCTCGATGGGGTCTCCCCCGCTCGAACGCAGCCGAGAGCCTGGGGAAGGCCGCGCCGGCGAGGTGCTCAACTTCTGCGCCAACAACTACCTGGGGCTCGCCGACCACCCCGAGGTCGTCGCCGCCGCCCACGAGGCGCTGGACCGCTGGGGCTACGGGCTGGCCTCCGTCCGCTTCATCTGCGGCACCCAGGAGGTCCACAAGGAACTGGAGCAGAGGCTGTCCGGGTTCCTCGGCCAGGAGGACACGATCCTCTACTCCTCCTGCTTCGACGCCAACGGCGGCGTCTTCGAGACCCTGCTCGGCCCCGAGGACGCGGTGCTCTCCGACGCCCTCAACCACGCCTCGATCATCGACGGCATCCGGCTGTCCAAGGCCAAGCGGTACCGCTACGCCAACCGCGACATGACCGAGCTGGAGCAGCGGCTCAAGGAGGCCTCCGGGGCCCGGCGGCGCCTCGTCGTCACCGACGGCGTCTTCTCCATGGACGGGTACGTCGCCCCGCTCGCCGAGATCTGCGACCTGGCCGACCGCTACGACGCCATGGTCATGGTCGACGACTCGCACGCCGTCGGCTTCGTCGGCCCCGGCGGACGCGGAACTCCCGAACTGCACGGCGTCATGGACCGCGTCGACATCATCACCGGCACCCTCGGCAAGGCGCTCGGCGGAGCCTCCGGCGGCTACGTAGCGGCGCGCGCCGAGATCGTCGCCCTGCTGCGCCAGCGCTCGCGCCCGTACCTCTTCTCCAACTCGCTCGCCCCGGTCATCGCCGCCGCCTCCCTCAAGGTCATCGACCTGCTGGAGTCCGCGGGCGACCTGCGCGCGCGGCTGGACGCCAACACCGCGCTCTTCCGCTCCCGGATGACCACCGAGGGCTTCGACGTCCTGCCCGGCGACCACGCCATCGCCCCGGTGATGATCGGGGACGCGGCGAAGGCGGCCCGGATGGCCGAACTCCTCCTGGATCGCGGGGTGTACGTGATCGGGTTCTCCTACCCGGTCGTCCCCCAGGGCGCCGCGCGCATCCGGGTCCAGCTGTCCGCCGCGCACTCCACCGAGGACGTCGACCGCGCGGTGGACGCGTTCGTCGACGCACGGGCGGCCCTGGAGGCGTGA
- a CDS encoding response regulator transcription factor: MRIVIAEDNALLREGIILLLTSSGHEVVADAAAGPEVLPALLEHRPDAAILDVRLPPTFRDEGLRAAVAARSEMPGLPILVLSQYVEETYAAELLARGAQGIGYLLKDRVGRVDQFLQALDRVVAGGTVLDPEVVSQLLTRKASARPLRSLTAREREVLEHMAQGKANGTIAAELVVTERAVSKHIGSIFAKLGLEPDDGTVHRRVLAVLAYLEGRDALQPRLTGGSRDTGAVERYRPGPAR, encoded by the coding sequence GTGCGGATCGTGATCGCCGAGGACAACGCGTTGCTGAGGGAGGGCATCATCCTGCTGCTCACCAGCTCGGGGCACGAGGTGGTCGCCGACGCCGCCGCCGGCCCCGAGGTGCTGCCCGCCCTGCTGGAACACCGCCCGGACGCCGCGATCCTGGACGTACGCCTGCCCCCGACCTTCCGCGACGAGGGCCTGCGCGCCGCCGTCGCCGCCCGGTCCGAGATGCCCGGCCTGCCGATCCTGGTGCTCTCCCAGTACGTGGAGGAGACGTACGCCGCCGAACTGCTGGCCAGGGGCGCGCAGGGGATCGGCTATCTGCTCAAGGACCGGGTGGGCCGCGTCGACCAGTTCCTCCAGGCCCTGGACCGGGTCGTGGCGGGCGGCACCGTGCTCGACCCCGAGGTGGTCTCCCAGCTCCTGACCCGCAAGGCGTCCGCCCGGCCGCTGCGGAGCCTCACGGCCCGGGAGCGCGAAGTGCTGGAACACATGGCCCAGGGCAAGGCCAACGGCACGATCGCGGCCGAACTCGTGGTCACCGAGCGGGCGGTGAGCAAGCACATCGGCTCGATCTTCGCCAAGCTGGGCCTGGAACCCGACGACGGCACCGTCCACCGGCGCGTCCTCGCCGTCCTGGCGTACCTGGAGGGCCGGGACGCGCTCCAGCCGCGCCTCACCGGTGGTTCCCGTGACACCGGCGCGGTGGAGCGGTACCGGCCCGGGCCGGCCCGGTGA
- a CDS encoding aminopeptidase P family protein, whose protein sequence is MTSPSITPGHDGPVPFTAEDYRARMARAAEAADAAGLAGVLVAPGPDLVHLTGYRPTATTERLTLLVLRAGHDPVLVVPALEAADAERAVGAPAFTVRDWTDAADPYALSARLLDGTGRFAVSDNAWALHLLALQQLLPGTSYASLTSALPMLRAVKDTAELERLAAAGNAADATYERILKVRFSGRRETDVAADLASLLREYGHEQVDFTVVGSGPNGANPHHEAGERTIGQGDMVVLDFGGLKHGYGSDTSRTVHVGEPTAEERQVHDLVREAQEAGFRAVRPGAACQDVDRAARAVITGAGYGERFIHRTGHGIGVTTHEPPYMIEGEEQPLVPGMCFSVEPGVYLPGRFGVRIEDIVTVTRDGGRRLNTTPRELAIVE, encoded by the coding sequence ATGACCAGCCCCAGCATCACCCCCGGCCACGACGGGCCCGTGCCCTTCACCGCCGAGGACTACCGGGCCCGGATGGCCCGAGCGGCCGAGGCCGCCGACGCCGCCGGTCTGGCAGGCGTCCTCGTCGCCCCCGGCCCCGACCTCGTCCACCTCACCGGCTACCGCCCGACGGCCACCACCGAACGGCTCACCCTGCTCGTGCTGCGGGCCGGCCACGACCCCGTCCTGGTCGTCCCCGCGCTGGAGGCGGCGGACGCCGAACGCGCGGTCGGCGCACCCGCGTTCACCGTGCGGGACTGGACCGACGCCGCCGACCCGTACGCCCTGTCCGCCCGGCTGCTGGACGGCACGGGCCGGTTCGCGGTCAGCGACAACGCCTGGGCCCTGCATCTGCTGGCCCTGCAACAGCTGCTCCCCGGCACCTCGTACGCCTCACTGACCTCCGCCCTGCCGATGCTCCGGGCGGTGAAGGACACGGCCGAACTGGAGCGGCTCGCAGCGGCGGGGAACGCCGCCGACGCCACCTACGAGCGGATCCTGAAGGTCCGCTTCTCGGGCCGCCGGGAGACCGACGTGGCCGCCGACCTGGCCTCCCTCCTCCGGGAGTACGGCCACGAGCAGGTCGACTTCACCGTGGTCGGCTCCGGTCCCAACGGCGCCAACCCGCACCACGAGGCAGGTGAACGCACCATCGGGCAGGGCGACATGGTCGTCCTGGACTTCGGGGGACTCAAGCACGGCTACGGTTCCGACACCTCCCGTACGGTGCACGTCGGCGAGCCCACCGCCGAGGAGCGGCAGGTCCACGACCTCGTACGCGAGGCCCAGGAGGCCGGGTTCCGCGCCGTACGCCCCGGGGCGGCCTGCCAGGACGTCGACCGGGCGGCCCGCGCCGTCATCACCGGGGCCGGCTACGGCGAGCGCTTCATCCACCGCACCGGCCACGGCATCGGCGTCACCACCCACGAGCCGCCCTACATGATCGAGGGCGAGGAGCAGCCGCTGGTGCCCGGGATGTGCTTCTCGGTGGAGCCGGGCGTCTACCTCCCCGGCCGCTTCGGGGTCCGGATCGAGGACATCGTCACCGTCACGCGGGACGGCGGGCGGCGGCTGAACACCACCCCGCGCGAACTGGCGATCGTCGAGTAG
- a CDS encoding LysR family transcriptional regulator, with protein MIDARRLRILRVVADHRTVTAAAAALYLTPSAVSQQLAALEQETGHRLVERGARGARLTAAGEILLTHANEVLAQLERAEAELADYGAGVAGTVTVAAFATGIGLVLAPAIAELTRTAPGIRVRVQDAEGDASVPMVLDRQVDVAVAVEYRGAPGDDDRRLTRVPLYSEPFDAVLPAGHRLAGREHIAVADLAEDPWIGPYPGNPCHDVVVLACEYAGFEPRLEHSSDDFHAVLALAGAGAGVALVPRSALRGTERGGVVVRPVEGVAPTRRVFAAVRRGAEGHPLIKPVLDALGAAAGPA; from the coding sequence ATGATCGATGCCCGGCGGCTGCGCATCCTCCGTGTGGTGGCGGATCACCGCACGGTGACCGCCGCGGCCGCCGCGCTCTACCTCACCCCGTCCGCCGTCTCCCAGCAGCTCGCCGCCCTGGAGCAGGAGACCGGCCACCGGCTGGTCGAGCGCGGGGCGCGCGGGGCCCGGCTGACGGCGGCGGGGGAGATCCTGCTGACCCACGCCAACGAGGTGCTGGCCCAGCTGGAGCGGGCCGAGGCGGAACTCGCGGACTACGGCGCGGGCGTCGCCGGTACGGTCACCGTCGCCGCGTTCGCCACCGGCATCGGCCTGGTGCTGGCCCCCGCCATCGCCGAGCTGACCCGCACCGCACCCGGTATCCGGGTCCGGGTGCAGGACGCCGAGGGCGACGCGAGCGTACCGATGGTGCTGGACCGGCAGGTCGATGTGGCGGTCGCCGTCGAGTACCGGGGTGCCCCCGGTGACGACGACCGCCGGCTGACCCGGGTCCCGCTGTACTCCGAACCCTTCGACGCCGTGCTGCCGGCCGGCCACCGCCTCGCCGGGCGGGAGCACATCGCCGTCGCCGACCTCGCCGAGGACCCCTGGATCGGCCCGTACCCCGGCAACCCCTGCCATGACGTGGTGGTCCTGGCCTGCGAGTACGCCGGTTTCGAACCGAGGCTGGAACACTCCTCCGACGACTTCCACGCGGTGCTGGCCCTCGCCGGGGCGGGCGCCGGAGTGGCCCTGGTGCCCCGGTCGGCGCTGCGCGGCACGGAGCGGGGCGGTGTCGTCGTACGGCCGGTGGAGGGCGTCGCCCCGACCCGGCGGGTCTTCGCCGCGGTGCGGCGCGGCGCCGAGGGCCACCCGCTGATCAAGCCGGTCCTGGACGCGCTGGGGGCGGCGGCGGGACCGGCGTAG
- a CDS encoding sensor histidine kinase: MSSTPVPLTAALQRSWEASRFLFTGLLLGFAGYVLTFLVAAVLVFAAVVVGLPALPEATKLLRRLTESERRRAAARLGEPYRPTAYLPLDTGELGERVRRALTDPATRRDVLWLPFQAVVGSVVACLATVLWPVGLLVDGTALSVVHLLDRRTADAYGTPPPVRRGRVLRWHPVLADLSASWNRSVLDPPAPAGLAERVAQLTESRAGAVEAHGAELRRIERDLHDGAQARIVALSMRIGLAKQLLDRDPAAARARLDEAQDGADAALAELRHVVRGIHPPVLTDRGLAGAVRALAAGVAVPVEAELDEVEDGRRLPAAIEAAAYFVIAEALTNISRHSGATTATVRIGRGAGTLRVRIGDDGHGGADERAGSGLVGIRRRVAALDGTTRISSPAGGPTDIEVELACGS, from the coding sequence ATGAGCTCCACTCCCGTCCCTCTGACGGCGGCCCTCCAGCGCTCGTGGGAGGCCTCGCGCTTCCTGTTCACCGGCCTGCTGCTGGGCTTCGCCGGGTACGTCCTCACGTTCCTGGTGGCGGCGGTCCTGGTCTTCGCCGCCGTGGTCGTCGGCCTGCCCGCACTGCCCGAGGCCACGAAACTGCTGCGCCGGCTCACCGAGTCCGAGCGGCGCAGGGCGGCGGCACGGCTGGGCGAGCCCTACCGGCCGACGGCGTATCTCCCCCTCGACACGGGAGAGCTGGGCGAGCGGGTGCGCCGCGCCCTCACCGACCCCGCGACCCGGCGCGACGTACTGTGGCTGCCGTTCCAGGCCGTCGTCGGCAGCGTCGTGGCCTGTCTCGCGACGGTGCTGTGGCCCGTCGGGCTGCTCGTGGACGGCACCGCCCTGTCCGTCGTCCACCTGCTGGACCGGCGGACCGCCGACGCGTACGGGACGCCGCCCCCCGTGCGCCGGGGCCGGGTGCTGCGCTGGCACCCCGTGCTCGCCGACCTGTCCGCGAGCTGGAACCGCTCGGTCCTCGACCCCCCGGCACCCGCCGGCCTCGCGGAACGCGTCGCCCAGCTGACGGAGAGCCGCGCCGGAGCGGTGGAGGCCCACGGCGCCGAACTGCGCCGCATCGAACGGGACCTGCACGACGGCGCCCAGGCCCGGATCGTCGCCCTTTCGATGCGCATCGGACTCGCCAAGCAGCTCCTGGACCGGGACCCGGCGGCGGCCAGGGCCCGGCTCGACGAGGCCCAGGACGGCGCGGACGCGGCCCTGGCGGAACTGCGGCACGTGGTGCGGGGCATCCACCCGCCGGTGCTGACGGACCGTGGACTCGCGGGCGCGGTACGGGCCCTGGCGGCCGGAGTGGCCGTCCCCGTCGAGGCGGAACTCGACGAGGTGGAGGACGGCCGGCGTCTCCCGGCCGCGATCGAGGCCGCCGCCTACTTCGTGATCGCCGAGGCGCTCACCAACATCAGCAGGCACAGCGGGGCGACGACCGCGACCGTCCGGATCGGCAGGGGCGCGGGCACGCTGCGCGTCCGCATCGGCGACGATGGGCACGGCGGCGCGGACGAACGCGCCGGCAGCGGGCTGGTCGGGATCAGACGGCGGGTCGCCGCCCTGGACGGGACCACCCGGATCAGCAGCCCCGCCGGGGGGCCGACGGACATCGAGGTGGAGCTGGCGTGCGGATCGTGA
- the treZ gene encoding malto-oligosyltrehalose trehalohydrolase: MQFEVWAPEAASVRLATAHGRRPMERDPLRAGWWTAEAEAVDGDRYGFVLDDGPVLPDPRSRRQPDGPDGESAVVDQGAYSWRHPWAGRGLPGAVLYELHIGTFTEAGTFDAAAGRLGRLVDLGITHVSLMPVCPFPGTHGWGYEGVSLWAVHEPYGGPAGLKRFVDAAHGLGLAVVLDVVHNHLGPSGNRLPSFGPYFTDTRHTPWGAAVNLDAPGSDEVRAYLLGSALAWLRDYRLDGLRLDAVHALADGRALTFLEELSAAVDALAVEVGRPLPLIAESDLCDPRTTTPRAEGGLGLHAQWNDDFHHALHTALTGESQGYYADFAAAPLAALAKTVTAAFFHNGTYSSFRGRTHGRPVDISRAPAHRFVGYAQTHDQIGNRALGDRLASSLSPGLQACAAALVLTGPFTPMLFMGEEWGAGTPWQFFTDHTDPELARAVREGRRREFAAHGWAAEDIPDPQDPRTRARSCLDWSEPDREPHARMRAWYRELIALRHAMPDLCDPDLASVRTAYDERARWIAYRRGDLRVAVNLADEPTAVPLGLGRHRRGGGRVLAAWTPVGPPGADGVLRLPPESCVVLADE; this comes from the coding sequence ATGCAGTTCGAGGTGTGGGCTCCCGAGGCGGCGTCGGTCCGGCTGGCGACGGCGCACGGGCGTCGGCCGATGGAGCGTGATCCGCTGCGTGCGGGCTGGTGGACGGCCGAGGCCGAGGCGGTGGACGGCGACCGCTACGGCTTCGTCCTCGACGACGGCCCCGTCCTGCCCGACCCGCGTTCCCGCCGCCAGCCGGACGGTCCCGACGGCGAGAGCGCCGTGGTCGACCAGGGGGCGTACAGCTGGCGCCACCCCTGGGCCGGGCGCGGGCTGCCGGGTGCCGTCCTGTACGAGCTGCACATCGGGACGTTCACCGAGGCGGGCACCTTCGACGCGGCGGCCGGACGGCTGGGCCGTCTGGTGGACCTGGGCATCACCCATGTGTCGCTGATGCCCGTCTGCCCCTTCCCCGGTACCCACGGCTGGGGGTACGAGGGGGTGTCGCTGTGGGCGGTGCACGAGCCGTACGGCGGGCCGGCGGGGCTGAAGCGCTTCGTGGACGCGGCCCACGGTCTGGGCCTGGCCGTCGTGCTGGACGTGGTGCACAACCACCTCGGCCCCTCGGGCAACCGTCTCCCGTCCTTCGGCCCGTACTTCACCGACACCCGTCACACGCCGTGGGGTGCGGCGGTCAACCTCGACGCCCCGGGCTCGGACGAGGTCCGCGCCTATCTGCTGGGCAGCGCGCTGGCCTGGCTGCGGGACTACCGGCTCGACGGTCTGCGGCTGGACGCGGTGCACGCGCTGGCGGACGGCCGGGCGCTGACCTTCCTGGAGGAGTTGTCCGCCGCCGTCGACGCGCTCGCCGTGGAGGTGGGCCGTCCGCTGCCGCTGATCGCCGAGTCCGATCTGTGCGACCCGCGGACGACGACGCCGAGGGCCGAGGGCGGTCTCGGGCTGCACGCCCAGTGGAACGACGACTTCCACCACGCCCTGCACACCGCGCTGACGGGTGAGTCGCAGGGCTACTACGCCGACTTCGCCGCCGCCCCGCTGGCCGCGCTCGCCAAGACGGTGACCGCCGCGTTCTTCCACAACGGCACGTACTCCAGCTTCCGGGGCCGGACGCACGGCCGGCCCGTCGACATCTCCCGGGCCCCCGCCCACCGCTTCGTGGGATACGCCCAGACGCACGACCAGATCGGCAACCGCGCGCTCGGCGACCGGCTCGCCTCGTCCCTCTCCCCCGGGCTCCAGGCGTGCGCGGCGGCCCTGGTGCTCACGGGCCCGTTCACGCCGATGCTCTTCATGGGCGAGGAGTGGGGCGCCGGGACCCCGTGGCAGTTCTTCACCGACCACACCGATCCGGAGCTGGCGCGGGCCGTACGGGAGGGCAGGCGGCGGGAGTTCGCGGCGCACGGCTGGGCCGCCGAGGACATCCCCGACCCGCAGGACCCGCGGACCCGGGCCCGTTCGTGCCTCGACTGGAGCGAACCGGATCGGGAACCGCACGCCCGGATGCGGGCCTGGTACCGCGAGCTGATCGCGCTGCGCCACGCCATGCCCGACCTCTGCGATCCGGACCTGGCCTCGGTCCGGACGGCGTACGACGAACGGGCGCGCTGGATCGCGTACCGCAGGGGCGATCTGCGCGTCGCGGTCAACCTCGCGGACGAGCCGACCGCCGTCCCGCTGGGCCTCGGCCGGCACCGCCGGGGCGGGGGCCGGGTGCTGGCCGCCTGGACCCCCGTCGGCCCTCCGGGCGCCGACGGGGTGCTGCGTCTGCCGCCCGAGTCGTGCGTGGTCCTGGCCGACGAGTGA
- the tdh gene encoding L-threonine 3-dehydrogenase, with translation MKALVKQKAEPGLWLTDVPEPEIGPGDVLIKVLRTGICGTDLHIRAYDGWARQAVRTPLVLGHEFVGEVAELGADVVDIEVGDRVSGEGHLVCGKCRNCLAGRRHLCRATLGLGVGRDGAFAEYVSLPASNVWVHRAEVALDVAAIFDPFGNAVHTALSFPLVGEDVLITGAGPIGIMAAAVARHAGARNVVITDVSEARLELAGKVGVDLALDVGRETIGDGQRRLGLREGFDIGLEMSGRPEAMRDMIANMTHGGRIAMLGLPSGEFAVDWSRVVTSMLTIKGIYGREMYETWYAMSVLLEGGLDLAPVITGRYGYRDFDAAFDDAASGLGGKVLLDWTA, from the coding sequence GTGAAGGCACTCGTGAAGCAGAAGGCCGAGCCGGGACTCTGGCTGACGGACGTTCCGGAGCCGGAGATCGGCCCCGGGGACGTCCTGATCAAGGTCCTGCGCACCGGGATCTGCGGTACCGACCTGCACATCCGCGCCTACGACGGCTGGGCGCGGCAGGCCGTGCGCACCCCGCTCGTGCTCGGCCACGAGTTCGTCGGCGAGGTCGCCGAACTGGGCGCCGACGTCGTGGACATCGAGGTGGGGGACCGGGTCAGCGGCGAGGGCCACCTCGTCTGCGGGAAGTGCCGAAACTGCCTGGCCGGGCGCCGCCACCTGTGCCGCGCCACCCTCGGGCTCGGCGTCGGCCGGGACGGTGCGTTCGCCGAGTACGTGTCCCTGCCCGCGTCCAACGTCTGGGTGCACCGTGCCGAGGTCGCCCTCGACGTCGCCGCGATCTTCGACCCGTTCGGCAACGCCGTGCACACCGCGCTCTCCTTCCCCCTGGTCGGGGAGGACGTCCTGATCACCGGGGCCGGCCCGATCGGCATCATGGCCGCCGCCGTCGCCCGGCACGCGGGCGCCCGCAACGTCGTCATCACCGACGTCAGCGAGGCCCGCCTCGAACTGGCCGGGAAGGTCGGTGTGGACCTCGCCCTGGACGTCGGCAGGGAGACCATCGGCGACGGCCAGCGCCGCCTCGGCCTGCGCGAGGGCTTCGACATCGGCCTGGAGATGTCCGGCCGCCCCGAGGCGATGCGGGACATGATCGCGAACATGACGCACGGCGGGCGGATCGCGATGCTCGGCCTGCCCTCCGGCGAGTTCGCCGTCGACTGGTCCCGGGTCGTCACCTCGATGCTCACCATCAAGGGCATCTACGGCCGCGAGATGTACGAGACCTGGTACGCCATGTCCGTGCTGCTGGAGGGCGGACTCGACCTCGCCCCGGTCATCACCGGACGCTACGGCTACCGCGACTTCGACGCGGCCTTCGACGACGCCGCGAGCGGTCTGGGCGGCAAGGTCCTGCTGGACTGGACCGCCTGA
- a CDS encoding FHA domain-containing protein: MTSSFEHSTYPARLSDAQRDRALDALRDGVAQGKLSQDTFLRRMELALTARRSEELAVLTADLETGGRWTRGLFRAVGGVSAFPARLRRAWQSERLPKLLLPVPGPYPLCIGRDPGNGLRLSHETVSRRHAELTGHGSRWILRDLGSTNGTCVNGQRVVGAVPVRDGDQVSFGRMTFLLAAPPPGPPV; encoded by the coding sequence GTGACGTCATCCTTCGAGCACTCCACGTATCCCGCGCGGCTGTCGGACGCCCAGCGCGACCGTGCTCTCGACGCTCTCAGGGACGGCGTGGCCCAGGGCAAGCTCTCCCAGGACACCTTCCTACGGCGGATGGAACTCGCGCTGACCGCCCGGCGCTCCGAGGAACTCGCGGTGCTCACCGCGGACCTGGAGACCGGTGGGCGCTGGACGCGGGGCCTCTTCCGCGCGGTGGGCGGGGTCTCCGCCTTCCCGGCGCGGCTGCGGCGTGCCTGGCAGTCCGAGCGGCTGCCCAAACTCCTGCTCCCCGTGCCCGGCCCGTACCCCCTGTGCATAGGCCGCGATCCGGGCAACGGGCTGCGGCTCAGCCATGAGACGGTCTCACGCCGGCATGCTGAGCTGACCGGCCACGGCAGCCGGTGGATCCTGCGCGACCTCGGCTCCACGAACGGCACCTGTGTCAACGGACAGCGGGTCGTCGGCGCGGTCCCGGTGCGCGACGGCGACCAGGTGAGTTTCGGACGGATGACCTTCCTGCTGGCCGCCCCGCCGCCCGGACCGCCCGTCTGA
- a CDS encoding bifunctional serine/threonine-protein kinase/ABC transporter substrate-binding protein — protein MRPLTSEDPRVIGTYRPLARLGAGGMGVVYLARASGGALAAVKVIHAEYAADPGFRARFRREAAAARRVGGPWTVPVTGADTEAEAPWLATAFVPGPTLAEAVAERGALPAATVRALGVRLARALGAAHAAGLVHRDVKPGNILLAADGPRLIDFGISRHAGATELTATGALLGTPGYLAPEQATAGETGPPCDLFALGGVLVFAATGHRPFGDGAAPGVLFRTVHEDPDLSGLPAGLRAPVTACLAKDPAKRPTAREAEALLSATGPADTWDVPGLNALIAERSTAALALPDPEPLPRGPESAAPEPAPRPARRRFLTAGAAGSVLLAGGGTAWFAARRDRSGGTPPGSGSRPVYTLGLHADLTGPGAAVGLAHRRGALLAVADHNARTGAAFRLALRTEDDRGTVAGAVRAAGRLADDDAVLAVVGPTTDAVPEAVAARYAASRLAAVLVAAGSATPGFDETLCVIRPFDPDLATALIHYLARVRPARTVRVIDDRTGGTGRWGVTQEFQDLRRSSVTVHTVRDGEGFGAAARAARADRVDAVVHAGGSPARAARCAVALAEAGYTGTRVSSGPALGPNFLTGAGAAGDGWVFAEAYTDPAAAPAAKAFTAAHRARFGAPPGRWAAEVYDAVGLIARAAERTSAADAERGGIARRLFLLSYDGISRPIAFRTTRRVRSETGMFLYRAEGGRARWLGPYADV, from the coding sequence GTGCGGCCGCTCACCTCCGAGGACCCCCGGGTGATCGGGACCTACCGGCCGCTGGCCCGGCTCGGGGCGGGCGGTATGGGCGTCGTCTATCTGGCGCGGGCGTCCGGCGGGGCGCTGGCCGCCGTGAAGGTGATCCACGCGGAGTATGCCGCCGACCCCGGATTCCGCGCCCGGTTCCGGCGGGAGGCGGCGGCGGCCCGGCGCGTCGGCGGCCCCTGGACGGTCCCGGTGACCGGCGCCGACACGGAGGCCGAAGCCCCCTGGCTGGCCACCGCGTTCGTGCCGGGCCCCACGCTCGCCGAGGCGGTCGCGGAGCGCGGTGCGCTGCCCGCGGCCACCGTCCGGGCGCTGGGCGTCCGGCTGGCCCGCGCGCTGGGCGCGGCGCACGCGGCGGGCCTCGTCCACCGGGATGTGAAACCCGGCAACATCCTGCTCGCCGCCGACGGGCCCCGGCTCATCGACTTCGGTATCTCCCGGCACGCGGGCGCCACCGAGCTCACCGCCACCGGGGCGCTGCTGGGCACCCCCGGCTACCTCGCCCCGGAACAGGCGACCGCCGGGGAGACCGGGCCGCCCTGCGACCTCTTCGCGCTCGGCGGGGTGCTCGTGTTCGCCGCGACCGGGCACCGTCCCTTCGGCGACGGCGCCGCCCCGGGGGTGCTGTTCCGCACCGTCCACGAGGACCCGGACCTGAGCGGCCTGCCGGCCGGACTGCGCGCCCCGGTCACCGCGTGCCTGGCCAAGGACCCGGCGAAGCGGCCCACCGCCCGCGAGGCGGAGGCGCTGCTGTCCGCGACCGGGCCCGCCGACACCTGGGACGTACCCGGGCTGAACGCCCTGATCGCCGAGCGCTCCACCGCCGCACTCGCCCTGCCCGACCCCGAACCCCTCCCGCGCGGACCGGAGTCCGCCGCCCCCGAGCCCGCACCGCGACCCGCCCGGCGCCGCTTCCTGACGGCGGGTGCCGCCGGGTCGGTCCTGCTGGCCGGAGGCGGCACCGCCTGGTTCGCCGCCCGCCGCGACCGCTCGGGCGGTACGCCACCGGGCTCCGGCAGCCGCCCGGTGTACACCCTCGGGCTGCACGCCGACCTGACCGGCCCCGGCGCGGCCGTCGGGCTCGCGCACCGGCGGGGTGCCCTGCTGGCGGTGGCCGACCACAACGCCCGTACCGGCGCCGCCTTCCGGCTCGCCCTGCGCACCGAGGACGACCGGGGCACCGTCGCCGGGGCCGTCCGGGCCGCCGGACGGCTGGCCGACGACGACGCGGTGCTGGCCGTCGTCGGGCCCACCACTGACGCCGTACCGGAAGCGGTCGCCGCCCGGTACGCGGCGAGCCGACTGGCCGCGGTCCTCGTCGCGGCCGGCTCGGCGACGCCGGGATTCGACGAAACCCTGTGTGTGATCCGGCCGTTCGACCCGGACCTGGCCACCGCCCTGATCCACTATCTGGCCCGGGTCCGCCCCGCCCGGACGGTCCGGGTCATCGACGACCGGACCGGCGGCACGGGCCGCTGGGGCGTCACCCAGGAGTTCCAGGACCTGCGCCGGTCCTCGGTCACCGTGCACACCGTCCGGGACGGCGAGGGCTTCGGCGCCGCCGCCCGGGCCGCGAGGGCCGACCGGGTGGACGCGGTCGTCCACGCGGGCGGCTCGCCCGCCCGGGCCGCCCGGTGCGCCGTGGCACTGGCCGAGGCGGGGTACACCGGGACCCGGGTGTCCAGCGGGCCCGCGCTCGGCCCGAACTTCCTCACGGGAGCCGGGGCCGCCGGGGACGGCTGGGTCTTCGCCGAGGCGTACACCGACCCCGCCGCCGCCCCGGCCGCGAAGGCGTTCACCGCCGCCCACCGCGCCCGGTTCGGCGCACCGCCCGGCCGCTGGGCCGCCGAGGTGTACGACGCGGTCGGGCTGATCGCCCGGGCCGCCGAGAGAACCAGCGCCGCCGACGCCGAGCGCGGCGGGATCGCCCGGCGGCTGTTCCTGCTGAGCTACGACGGCATCAGCCGCCCCATCGCCTTCCGCACCACCCGGCGGGTCCGCAGCGAGACCGGCATGTTCCTGTACCGCGCCGAAGGCGGCCGGGCGCGCTGGCTGGGGCCGTACGCCGACGTCTGA